In Dioscorea cayenensis subsp. rotundata cultivar TDr96_F1 unplaced genomic scaffold, TDr96_F1_v2_PseudoChromosome.rev07_lg8_w22 25.fasta BLBR01000368.1, whole genome shotgun sequence, one DNA window encodes the following:
- the LOC120254150 gene encoding receptor-like protein 33 — translation MGRESAVTNIRSCCLSRPQRQSAVPAFGFGKKLANLTHLNVSYSGLLVGQVPISISRLTKLISLDLSSYSYGPYALKLEKPDLGTIIRDLSNLKELNLDGVNISSSGTEWCQAISDSVPGLQLLSLQESSLSGPIDSSLSKLQNLSILRLDFNNLSSHVPDFFANFSSLTVLSLSGCGLKGIDLSISHRIVGSSLLFPSLDTLKLQSCNLMAIPSFLKHKKNMGLLDLSNNRINGVIPKWIWGIGRSMNLSYNLFNDIERPLPDPLTMMSINSLDLHSNMLQGQIPLLRAQFLDYSNNYFTGSIPINISAYLLGTSAFSLANNNLTGEIPASICDTYLQILDLSKNNLSGSIQGCLLESLSNLQALNLRENQFQGILPQNINSSCSLVTIDFYGNKFEGEIPKSLSKCEKLEFLDLGSNKLAGSFPYWLGNLPSLKVLVLSENGFYGRFECPPGVYVGNHTFEMLQILDISSNNFTGSLPSDCFTRMKAMMIRPEGTETIGFSHFGLVQWGDPYYHNAPPSAYFEDVVTVTAKGSKRELVKIPTTTAYIDVSNNRFEGVLPEFLKI, via the exons ATGGGGAGGGAGTCAGCTGTGACAAACATCCGGTCTTGTTGTCTCTCTCGACCTCAGCGACAG AGCGCTGTCCCTGCATTCGGATTTGGAAAAAAACTGGCTAATCTCACACATCTCAACGTTTCTTATTCCGGACTGCTGGTAGGCCAAGTCCCCATCAGCATCTCTCGCCTTACAAAGCTCATATCTTTGGACCTCTCCTCATATTCCTATGGCCCATATGCTTTGAAGCTGGAGAAGCCTGATTTGGGTACTATCATCAGAGACCTTTCTAATTTAAAAGAGCTCAATTTGGATGGAGTCAATATCTCTTCTAGTGGGACGGAGTGGTGCCAAGCTATCTCTGACTCTGTTCCCGGACTTCAACTTCTCAGCTTACAAGAATCTTCACTCTCGGGACCGATTGACAGCTCACTGTCCAAGCTTCAGAACTTATCAATACTTCGTCTTGATTTTAACAATCTTTCGTCCCATGTGCCGGACTTCTTTGCAAACTTTTCTTCTTTGACTGTGCTTAGTCTCAGTGGCTGTGGGCTCAAAG GCATTGATTTGTCAATCTCTCACCGAATTGTTGGTTCTTCTCTTCTATTTCCATCTCTCGATACTTTGAAATTGCAATCTTGCAATCTGATGGCTATCCCATCTTTCTTGAAGCATAAGAAGAATATGGGGCTCCTAGACCTTTCAAACAATAGAATTAATGGGGTTATACCCAAGTGGATTTGGGGTATTGGGCGCTCTATGAATTTATCTTACAACTTATTTAATGATATTGAGAGGCCTCTTCCTGATCCTCTAACTATGATGAGCATCAACAGCCTTGATCTTCATTCTAATATGCTTCAAGGACAAATTCCCCTTCTCCGCGCacaatttttggattattcaaATAACTATTTCACTGGTTCCATCCCTATTAATATATCTGCATACCTACTTGGCACTTCTGCTTTTTCTTTGGCCAACAACAATCTCACCGGAGAAATCCCCGCATCAATTTGTGATACATATCTTCAAATCCTTGATCTTTCAAAGAATAACTTGAGTGGTTCAATCCAAGGATGTCTATTAGAGAGCCTTTCTAATTTGCAAGCACTTAACCTTAGAGAGAATCAATTTCAAGGAATCCTCCCTCAAAACATCAACTCAAGTTGCTCACTGGTAACAATCGATTTTTACGGAAACAAGTTCGAAGGAGAAATACCAAAATCATTATCAAAATGTGAAAAGCTTGAGTTTTTAGATCTCGGAAGCAATAAATTAGCAGGCTCTTTTCCATATTGGTTAGGGAACCTTCCCTCACTGAAAGTCCTTGTTCTCAGCGAAAATGGATTTTATGGACGTTTTGAATGCCCTCCGGGAGTGTATGTAGGCAATCACACCTTTGAAATGTTGCAAATCTTAGACATTTCATCTAACAACTTCACTGGTAGTCTACCATCAGATTGTTTCACAAGAATGAAGGCTATGATGATTCGTCCAGAAGGGACAGAAACAATTGGTTTCTCACATTTTGGGCTTGTGCAATGGGGTGATCCATACTACCATAATGCTCCACCATCAGCATATTTTGAGGATGTAGTTACAGTCACTGCAAAGGGGTCTAAGAGGGAACTAGTAAAGATTCCCACTACAACTGCGTACATTGATGTCTCCAACAATAGATTTGAAGGTGTTTTGCCCGAA TTCTTGAAAATTTGA